One window of Micromonas commoda chromosome 1, complete sequence genomic DNA carries:
- a CDS encoding cdp-alcohol phosphatidyltransferase — MSCRTGLAKKTSRASSRIRSSGSCIGHCTSRHHNRKPGALSRFLFRMAAPRQTVFASSVDSAGPESRDGPTLNIPTALTLIRVAAVPLVTLIFFMRGAWVAPSCCTIFICAAITDWADGFLARKLRLVSSFGAFLDPVADKLMVAAALVLLCVHAPPDVGGAFIAIPATIIIGREITMSALREWAASAGGDVHDAVAVNSFGKWKTATQLVAISILLGARDGFAWLGLSKDAGMLLTKAGSCCLWISAGLALLSMGIYMSGILKYMS; from the coding sequence ATGAGTTGTCGCACGGGCCTCGCCAAGAAAAcatcgcgagcgtcgtctcGTATTCGCTCATCGGGTTCGTGTATCGGGCATTGCACTTCTCGCCATCACAATCGGAAACCGGGTGCACTTTCCCGGTTCTTGTTTCGAATGGCTGCTCCTCGACAAACGGTGTTTGCTTCATCTGTCGATTCGGCAGGTCCAGAGTCGCGTGATGGTCCGACCCTGAATATCCCAACTGCGCTTACCCTGATTCGGGTCGCGGCAGTGCCTTTGGTGACGCTCATTTTTTTCATGAGAGGTGCATGGGTGGCGCCATCCTGTTGCACTATCTTTATTTGTGCTGCTATAACTGACTGGGCCGACGGATTTCTTGCGCGAAAATTGCGACTTGTCTCTTCTTTTGGGGCTTTTCTCGACCCAGTTGCAGATAAGCTGATGGTTGCCGCCGCGCTTGTGCTGCTTTGCGTTCACGCACCTCCGGATGTCGGTGGCGCGTTTATTGCGATCCCGGCGACAATAATTATCGGTCGCGAGATAACTATGTCTGCTCTTCGAGAATGGGCGGCCTCGGCAGGGGGGGATGTACATGACGCAGTTGCAGTAAATTCTTTCGGAAAATGGAAGACGGCCACTCAGCTCGTTGCGATTTCTATACTCCTAGGAGCGAGGGATGGTTTCGCATGGTTGGGGTTGTCCAAAGACGCGGGGATGCTACTCACAAAAGCCGGATCGTGTTGTCTGTGGATCAGCGCCGGTTTGGCGTTGCTTTCAATGGGTATTTACATGTCAGGGATTTTAAAGTACATGAGTTAA